Proteins from a genomic interval of Chroococcidiopsis thermalis PCC 7203:
- a CDS encoding carotenoid oxygenase family protein — METTTAVNPFLEGNFAPVREEMTSDPLKVIGELPTDLSGMFVRNGPNPQWTPIGQYHWFDGDGMLHGVEIRHGKASYRNRYVRTRGFEIEQKAGKAVWSGLLEPPQPDSNGYKNAANTALVWHAGQLLATWEGGAPHAIEVSQLETKGEYTYNGKLASAFTAHPKVDPVTGEMMFFGYSFAPPFVKYSIVSPQGELLRTIPIELPMGVMMHDFAITANYTIFMDLPMTFNPARMQRGELGLMFERDRPSRFGILPRHGDSDSIRWFESPSCYVFHTLNAYEEGDEVVLIACRMSSTNVFVTQPEQRDPDGDIPRLHSWRFNLSTGTAREEMLDDVSGEFPRVNENLLGRKTRYGYVGKMAPTPLPLFDGSIKYDLQAGYSQTYEYGKGRYGGEAVFVPRPDATIEDDGWLVTYVYDTDAGTSELLVLNARDLSSDPVARVLIPQRVPYGFHGTWVSQQQLDASV; from the coding sequence ATGGAAACAACAACAGCAGTTAATCCCTTTCTTGAGGGTAACTTTGCGCCCGTGCGTGAAGAGATGACTTCCGATCCGCTTAAGGTGATTGGCGAACTCCCTACCGATTTATCAGGGATGTTCGTGCGCAATGGTCCCAATCCTCAGTGGACACCCATCGGACAGTATCACTGGTTTGATGGAGATGGGATGTTGCACGGAGTCGAAATTCGTCATGGCAAAGCTAGCTATCGCAACCGCTACGTCAGAACGCGAGGCTTTGAAATTGAGCAAAAAGCAGGTAAAGCCGTGTGGAGTGGCTTATTGGAACCACCTCAACCTGACAGCAACGGCTACAAGAACGCTGCGAATACTGCCTTGGTATGGCACGCAGGGCAACTTCTAGCCACTTGGGAAGGAGGTGCGCCCCACGCGATCGAGGTTTCCCAGTTAGAGACGAAGGGCGAGTATACCTATAACGGTAAGTTAGCTTCTGCTTTTACTGCCCATCCTAAAGTCGATCCAGTGACGGGCGAGATGATGTTTTTTGGTTACTCGTTTGCTCCGCCGTTTGTCAAATACAGTATTGTTTCTCCACAAGGCGAGTTATTGCGCACGATACCGATAGAATTGCCGATGGGGGTGATGATGCACGACTTTGCCATCACTGCCAATTACACGATATTTATGGATCTGCCGATGACTTTTAACCCCGCACGGATGCAGCGTGGCGAACTTGGGTTAATGTTTGAACGCGATCGCCCCAGCCGTTTTGGTATTCTCCCCCGTCATGGCGACAGTGACAGTATTCGTTGGTTTGAATCTCCTTCCTGCTATGTCTTCCATACCCTCAATGCTTACGAGGAGGGAGACGAAGTAGTGCTAATTGCCTGTCGCATGAGTTCTACTAATGTCTTTGTGACGCAGCCAGAACAGCGCGATCCTGATGGCGATATTCCCCGTTTGCATAGTTGGCGGTTCAATCTTAGCACCGGAACCGCGCGGGAGGAAATGCTAGATGACGTATCAGGAGAGTTTCCCCGCGTTAACGAAAATTTGTTAGGGCGCAAAACCCGCTATGGTTATGTAGGAAAAATGGCTCCTACACCTCTACCTTTGTTTGACGGTTCGATCAAATACGACCTTCAAGCAGGTTATTCTCAAACCTACGAGTACGGTAAAGGACGTTACGGTGGTGAGGCTGTGTTTGTTCCTCGTCCTGATGCGACTATAGAGGATGATGGGTGGTTAGTTACCTACGTCTACGATACTGATGCAGGAACTTCTGAATTATTGGTGCTAAATGCCCGAGATTTGAGTAGCGATCCTGTGGCGCGGGTATTAATTCCTCAGCGCGTACCTTATGGCTTTCACGGAACTTGGGTATCTCAACAGCAGTTGGATGCTTCCGTATAG
- a CDS encoding GIY-YIG nuclease family protein yields MTPLTDLAAIPYIDTDGQLPAQYQGKVGVYAIFDSDKVLQYIGYSRDVYLSLQQHFVRQPQKCYWLKIQTIDRPSRSVLENIRQEWIEENGSVPPGNGADETIWTQPIDAKLSLTPEEQKSLADGDELAQIKILKTAARRVEAEISSQLQTRGLQMQLRFNPKLKEQGLLDLK; encoded by the coding sequence ATGACCCCTCTCACAGATTTAGCAGCAATTCCATATATTGATACAGACGGTCAATTACCAGCACAGTACCAAGGTAAAGTAGGAGTCTATGCAATTTTTGACTCGGACAAGGTACTGCAATATATCGGGTATTCTCGCGATGTTTATCTCAGTTTGCAACAGCATTTCGTCCGCCAACCGCAAAAGTGTTATTGGCTGAAAATACAAACCATCGACCGTCCCAGTCGGTCAGTCTTGGAAAATATTCGCCAGGAGTGGATTGAGGAAAATGGATCGGTTCCCCCTGGAAATGGTGCTGATGAAACTATATGGACTCAACCAATTGATGCTAAATTATCGCTGACACCTGAAGAACAAAAAAGTTTAGCAGATGGTGATGAATTGGCTCAAATAAAAATTTTAAAAACTGCGGCAAGACGAGTTGAAGCAGAAATTTCATCCCAATTACAAACTCGCGGTTTGCAAATGCAATTACGGTTTAATCCTAAGCTCAAAGAACAGGGATTATTAGACTTGAAGTAA
- a CDS encoding SDR family oxidoreductase, whose product MKSIVITGVSTGIGFGAAKEFVTHGYHVFGSVRREADATRLQADLGDNFTPLIFDITDIDAVRSAACQVEKILGDRNLSGLINNAGMATSGTLMHQPLEEIRLQLEVNVVSQIAVTQAFLPLLRARENNGYKHQSGRIINISSVLGKLAVPFLGAYVGSKHAFEGISHSLRRELQLYGIDVIIIAPGAVSTAIWDKESAQDVSKYLTTDYAESVTTFQKHFVQQGKKGYPPEVFGKFIRKVFETPKPKTKYAIVPNLLLDWIIPTALPARWLDRIIGKKIGLFQK is encoded by the coding sequence ATGAAATCTATCGTCATTACAGGAGTTTCTACAGGGATTGGGTTTGGTGCAGCAAAAGAATTTGTGACTCATGGCTATCACGTATTTGGTAGCGTGCGACGAGAAGCCGATGCTACCAGGCTACAAGCTGACTTAGGAGATAATTTCACGCCGCTGATTTTTGATATTACTGATATAGACGCTGTACGATCTGCGGCTTGCCAAGTAGAAAAAATTCTTGGCGATCGCAATTTGAGTGGATTAATCAATAATGCAGGAATGGCTACGAGTGGTACTTTAATGCATCAACCACTCGAAGAAATTCGGTTGCAGCTTGAAGTTAATGTTGTCAGTCAAATTGCCGTAACTCAAGCTTTTTTACCTTTGTTGAGAGCAAGAGAAAATAACGGTTATAAACACCAATCTGGTAGAATTATTAATATCAGTTCTGTGTTGGGAAAATTAGCCGTTCCTTTTCTTGGTGCTTATGTTGGTAGCAAACACGCCTTTGAAGGAATTTCCCATAGCTTACGCCGAGAATTACAATTATATGGTATAGACGTAATTATTATTGCGCCTGGAGCAGTTAGCACGGCAATTTGGGATAAAGAATCAGCTCAAGATGTTAGCAAATATCTGACTACCGATTATGCGGAATCAGTAACGACTTTTCAAAAGCATTTCGTCCAACAAGGTAAAAAAGGTTATCCTCCAGAGGTTTTTGGTAAATTTATTCGCAAAGTTTTTGAAACTCCCAAACCGAAAACTAAATATGCGATCGTCCCTAATCTTTTACTAGATTGGATAATTCCTACCGCTTTACCCGCTCGATGGCTAGATAGAATCATTGGCAAAAAAATAGGTTTGTTTCAGAAATAA
- a CDS encoding chromophore lyase CpcT/CpeT, with the protein MTHSTDIETLARWMAADFSNQAQAFENPPFFAHIRVCMRPLPLNLLSGVSFYVEQAYDYMLGNPYRVRVLKLLQAGDRIEIENYTIKQEEEFHGASRDLKRLQALSSDRLEKLPGCNMIVQWVDNGFKGTVEPGKCCMVVRKGKTTYLDSEFEIDGDKFISRDRGRDPETDEHVWGSVAGPFYFVRWHSYADEVKIS; encoded by the coding sequence ATGACCCATTCTACGGATATTGAGACACTAGCTCGCTGGATGGCAGCTGATTTTAGCAATCAAGCGCAAGCTTTTGAAAACCCTCCTTTTTTTGCCCATATTCGCGTTTGTATGCGTCCCCTTCCCCTGAATCTATTATCTGGGGTTAGCTTTTACGTAGAACAAGCCTATGATTACATGCTCGGCAACCCATATCGGGTACGAGTATTAAAGTTATTGCAGGCAGGCGATCGCATTGAAATTGAAAATTACACCATTAAGCAAGAAGAAGAATTTCACGGTGCATCCCGCGATCTCAAACGTCTGCAAGCATTATCAAGCGATCGCCTGGAAAAGCTACCCGGATGTAACATGATCGTCCAATGGGTAGACAATGGCTTCAAAGGTACAGTTGAACCAGGTAAGTGCTGTATGGTCGTGCGTAAAGGTAAAACTACCTATCTCGACAGCGAATTTGAAATTGATGGCGATAAATTTATCAGTCGCGATCGCGGACGCGACCCCGAAACTGACGAACACGTATGGGGTTCAGTCGCGGGACCATTTTACTTTGTTCGCTGGCACAGCTATGCTGATGAGGTAAAAATTTCCTGA
- a CDS encoding orange carotenoid protein N-terminal domain-containing protein codes for MTFTQSNDQNLSQLVASIQKLNVDDQLALFYFIYKKMGDSITPAAPGASTASADVAEGLFNQIKEKSHEEQLQFQRDLINKADNEYTRMYGSMSDTTKLLFWYRLAQGMDSNVISPMPPNYELSSESKEILNQLEGIDFEQQITLFRDYVSPMGAEPKQGAEV; via the coding sequence ATGACATTTACTCAAAGCAACGACCAGAATCTCAGTCAACTTGTTGCTTCAATTCAAAAATTAAATGTAGACGATCAATTAGCTTTGTTCTACTTCATTTACAAGAAAATGGGTGATTCTATCACCCCAGCCGCCCCAGGAGCTAGTACTGCATCTGCGGATGTAGCTGAAGGTTTATTTAACCAAATTAAAGAAAAGTCTCACGAAGAACAACTACAATTTCAACGGGACTTAATTAATAAGGCTGATAACGAGTACACGCGGATGTATGGTTCGATGAGCGATACTACTAAACTACTATTTTGGTATCGTCTAGCTCAAGGAATGGACAGCAACGTTATCAGTCCCATGCCTCCAAACTACGAGCTTTCCAGTGAATCAAAAGAGATATTAAACCAGCTCGAAGGGATAGATTTCGAGCAACAAATTACTCTATTCCGCGACTATGTATCGCCGATGGGCGCTGAACCTAAGCAAGGTGCAGAAGTATAG
- a CDS encoding tetratricopeptide repeat protein, giving the protein MSQKLKVRSQKSKQEPEKRVVRGAWCVKRGKRQEARGERFLPQPPQIPQLCSPLSLCSPAPLSPLSSLSPSALFLSLLPAPYFLLPILCILWLCGSVPSLAQNRQPEPEQQEQEFYNPLEITTPDPLLPQLIRPLSTSEKLRLRAALDKLNQQATASFAAGNTEKAFAIWSRELRLRRFLGITEEIPALGRVGEIAWQENRRLELNAITRRLQEIGQQIQVLPPDKQKKEDRQQSQVFISPNLEVLNSLGIAFQQVREPKSAIAVYERILAIHRQQKDAVAVETTLRTIAELHLSWFNYPPAAAAYEQLLQNATQRGDRLEVINYLQQLNYIYEQARQYQQALAVQKRLGAIYQEQQQNDLLPALQLDIGANYEAIGQLKQAFTTYQQAYTTAWELQQYAQASNALRQMVRLYRSQQQVDAALQTSQILLESDRLAANFYGMMNTYDQIGQINLARGNYDRALTAFQQGLELAQQLKYQQDYFTQQIQQINRQRTN; this is encoded by the coding sequence ATGTCTCAAAAGTTAAAAGTCAGAAGTCAAAAGTCAAAACAGGAGCCAGAAAAGAGAGTGGTGCGTGGTGCGTGGTGCGTGAAAAGAGGCAAGAGGCAAGAGGCAAGAGGCGAGAGGTTTCTCCCTCAGCCTCCTCAGATCCCTCAGCTCTGTTCACCCCTGTCCCTCTGCTCCCCTGCTCCCTTGTCCCCCTTGTCTTCCTTGTCTCCCTCAGCTCTCTTTCTTTCCCTACTCCCTGCTCCCTACTTCCTACTCCCTATTCTTTGCATTCTCTGGTTGTGCGGTAGCGTCCCTAGTTTGGCGCAGAATCGTCAACCAGAACCAGAGCAACAAGAGCAAGAATTCTATAATCCTCTAGAGATTACGACTCCAGATCCGCTACTACCTCAACTTATCCGTCCCCTATCGACTTCAGAAAAGCTAAGACTCAGAGCTGCATTGGATAAATTAAACCAGCAAGCAACTGCCAGCTTCGCCGCAGGAAATACGGAAAAAGCATTTGCGATTTGGAGTCGAGAGCTAAGGCTGAGAAGATTTTTGGGGATTACGGAAGAAATTCCGGCTTTGGGGAGAGTAGGAGAGATTGCTTGGCAAGAAAACCGCCGCTTAGAATTGAATGCAATTACGCGGAGATTGCAGGAAATTGGGCAGCAAATTCAAGTTTTACCACCAGATAAACAGAAAAAGGAAGATCGGCAACAATCTCAAGTTTTCATTTCACCTAACTTAGAAGTATTGAATAGTTTAGGGATAGCGTTCCAACAGGTGCGCGAACCAAAAAGCGCGATCGCGGTTTATGAGAGGATTTTGGCTATTCATCGTCAACAGAAAGATGCCGTTGCAGTAGAAACTACTCTAAGAACGATCGCCGAATTACATCTGAGCTGGTTTAACTACCCTCCAGCCGCAGCTGCATACGAACAACTATTACAAAATGCCACCCAGCGGGGCGATCGCCTAGAGGTGATTAATTACTTACAACAGTTGAATTATATCTACGAACAAGCCAGACAATACCAGCAAGCACTAGCAGTTCAAAAAAGGTTAGGAGCAATCTACCAGGAACAACAACAAAACGATTTATTACCTGCTTTACAGTTAGATATTGGTGCAAACTATGAAGCAATCGGGCAGTTGAAACAAGCTTTTACTACTTATCAACAAGCTTATACTACTGCCTGGGAATTGCAACAATATGCCCAAGCTAGCAATGCACTACGTCAAATGGTTCGACTTTATCGCTCTCAACAACAAGTTGATGCTGCTTTGCAAACTAGTCAGATTCTTTTAGAAAGCGATCGCCTTGCCGCTAATTTTTATGGCATGATGAATACTTACGACCAAATTGGGCAAATTAATCTCGCTCGCGGTAATTACGATCGAGCTTTAACTGCATTTCAACAAGGTTTAGAACTGGCACAACAGTTGAAATATCAACAAGATTACTTTACCCAACAGATTCAACAAATTAATCGACAACGGACTAATTAA
- a CDS encoding DUF3854 domain-containing protein, with the protein MIAVLQQTTQNTLSARHRQECLEKRGLSLEWILLNCHSVTANEATQQLGYTAQSDGIWLKGCNYQGQYKPDKPWKVEDDKKAPKYRSPLGEYDAMLPSHPSNPHYWNDIAALKQQAYQIDAYPCLLLTEGFFKALAGCASGIPTIALLGVEMGLTSSSDDIQGRRYLVPTLERYAKAGFGFIIAFDADCATNKAVIWAQRKLAHKLKKFKIPVYSATGLWTVAEGKGMDDYIQNHGGDRFLREVMGKVVDTEIWEKQLASLDERDSLRTQKKPPADIIGREIGEDYRERLLWSDQHKGWMQYGLERDGVWTAVSDEYVGSVVNKILESKGIVGYGSASYVINVIAQMRWQLFEREWHERSAGEILPFADGVLELATGQFHKHAPGYRLTWCLPRPYNAVTTDWTKIRNWLEEATGGDRQHQEILLCFLAAILRGRADLHKFLHLIGVGGTGKSTLTRLAEALIGSQNCWNGSLQDLEDKHEVARIIGKRLVILPDQDKVTGRLSNFKRLTGQDTLSGRRLYKDGLNFRFPGMVIVTSNAPIFHADGGSWLTRRIVMLPFDRKPAADKVRDLEAEFEPDLPALTNYLLSIPNDEITRVLRCIGKDEVNPTLWQSKIRTDSIAAWLNEWLIHDPTVKTQIGSDRHQWADKEYDPHDSTLFGSYNHYCRISGLQAKGKNNFSADLIELCQQTLGWGDIQSGRDGQGRRVICGLKLRADGNTTPTVEEKLTADDSSDNLSDDLSDDLNPSNSNDSDDPDDLLASKLSEKEAVKNSIPDRDTSKTFSSPIAPKFRSGDRVQCISKQPQFQQLCNLPLVINRVDPGYGVADCRKPDGSFTTWIPIADLQRVDSACETLGGSHAQD; encoded by the coding sequence ATGATAGCAGTCCTACAACAAACTACTCAAAACACTCTCTCTGCACGGCATCGCCAAGAATGTCTAGAAAAACGTGGCTTGAGCCTTGAGTGGATTCTACTCAATTGTCATTCAGTTACGGCTAACGAAGCAACACAGCAACTAGGGTATACAGCACAATCAGACGGCATTTGGCTAAAAGGCTGCAATTACCAAGGTCAATACAAGCCCGATAAACCTTGGAAAGTGGAAGATGACAAGAAAGCGCCTAAGTACCGCTCCCCACTGGGTGAGTATGACGCAATGCTACCGAGCCACCCTAGCAACCCACATTACTGGAATGATATTGCGGCGCTGAAGCAGCAAGCCTATCAAATTGATGCATATCCCTGTTTACTTCTAACTGAAGGATTCTTTAAGGCGCTTGCGGGTTGTGCCAGCGGCATTCCTACCATTGCCCTGCTGGGTGTAGAAATGGGGTTAACCAGCAGTAGCGATGACATCCAAGGCAGACGCTATCTAGTACCAACCTTAGAACGCTATGCTAAAGCTGGGTTTGGCTTTATCATTGCTTTTGATGCCGACTGCGCTACCAACAAGGCTGTAATCTGGGCACAGCGCAAGCTAGCACATAAACTCAAGAAGTTTAAAATCCCAGTCTACAGTGCTACTGGACTATGGACGGTAGCAGAAGGTAAGGGTATGGACGATTACATCCAGAATCACGGTGGCGATCGCTTCCTTAGAGAAGTGATGGGCAAGGTTGTAGATACTGAGATTTGGGAGAAACAACTTGCTTCACTAGACGAGCGCGACAGTCTTAGAACCCAGAAAAAGCCACCAGCGGACATAATCGGGCGGGAGATCGGCGAAGATTACCGCGAACGGCTGCTATGGAGCGACCAGCACAAGGGCTGGATGCAATATGGGTTAGAGCGCGATGGCGTTTGGACGGCAGTGAGTGACGAGTATGTAGGATCGGTCGTCAACAAAATCCTAGAATCTAAAGGCATTGTTGGTTATGGCAGTGCTAGCTATGTCATCAATGTTATTGCCCAGATGCGCTGGCAATTATTTGAGCGGGAATGGCACGAGCGATCGGCTGGCGAAATTCTACCGTTTGCCGATGGAGTCTTGGAACTAGCAACGGGACAGTTTCACAAACACGCTCCAGGGTATCGCCTTACCTGGTGCTTACCGCGTCCTTACAATGCCGTAACCACCGATTGGACAAAGATTAGAAACTGGCTGGAAGAAGCGACGGGCGGCGATCGGCAGCATCAAGAAATCCTGCTGTGCTTCTTAGCAGCAATCTTGCGTGGCAGGGCTGACCTACATAAGTTTTTGCATCTGATTGGCGTTGGTGGCACGGGTAAATCTACGCTCACTCGGCTCGCAGAAGCTTTGATTGGCTCCCAAAACTGCTGGAATGGCAGCCTTCAAGACTTAGAGGATAAACACGAGGTAGCAAGGATAATTGGCAAGCGCCTAGTGATTCTGCCCGATCAAGACAAGGTAACGGGTCGTTTGTCCAACTTTAAACGCTTGACGGGTCAAGACACATTAAGCGGACGGCGGTTGTATAAGGATGGGCTAAATTTCCGCTTTCCAGGCATGGTAATTGTCACGAGTAACGCTCCCATCTTCCATGCGGACGGCGGTAGCTGGTTGACGCGGCGGATAGTCATGCTGCCTTTTGACCGCAAACCAGCGGCGGATAAAGTGAGGGACTTAGAGGCAGAGTTTGAGCCAGATCTACCAGCCTTGACTAACTATCTGCTATCCATTCCTAACGATGAAATTACCCGCGTCCTGCGATGCATTGGCAAGGATGAAGTCAACCCTACCCTGTGGCAATCCAAGATTCGCACCGACTCAATCGCAGCGTGGCTCAATGAATGGCTAATCCACGATCCGACTGTTAAAACCCAAATAGGCAGCGATCGCCATCAGTGGGCAGACAAAGAATACGACCCACACGACTCTACACTGTTTGGATCGTACAACCACTACTGCCGTATTAGCGGACTCCAAGCAAAGGGCAAGAATAATTTCAGCGCCGACCTAATTGAGTTATGCCAGCAAACTCTAGGATGGGGCGACATTCAATCAGGGCGTGACGGACAAGGGCGGCGGGTTATTTGTGGATTAAAGCTGCGGGCTGATGGGAATACTACGCCAACAGTAGAAGAAAAGTTGACGGCTGACGACTCGTCTGACAACCTATCTGACGACCTATCTGACGACCTGAATCCCAGTAACAGCAACGATTCTGACGACCCTGATGACCTATTGGCTTCAAAACTTAGTGAAAAAGAAGCAGTAAAAAATTCAATTCCCGATCGCGATACATCCAAGACTTTTAGCAGCCCGATCGCGCCAAAATTTAGAAGCGGCGATCGCGTCCAATGCATCAGTAAGCAACCTCAGTTTCAGCAGTTGTGCAATCTACCATTGGTCATTAATAGGGTAGATCCTGGATACGGCGTAGCTGATTGTCGCAAACCAGATGGAAGTTTTACCACATGGATACCAATTGCAGACTTGCAGCGAGTTGATAGTGCGTGCGAGACTTTAGGAGGCAGCCATGCCCAAGACTAA
- a CDS encoding phage integrase, producing the protein MDIQGKLNQANGRLRSAKVGVTIEIKGNRLYLRATFPPKPDASKSHPYQQRLALGFHANPTGISLAEAEARKVGALLDCKEFSWQPYLKASGYSLTIGHWIERFEQFHWQTTPRTQASLTTWKTDYQQIFNKLPAQQILTVEALVNYIVTTEPDSRTRKRACDYCYKLAEFADLEDSEAIKRLSGSYSATAVNPRSLPSDLQIAEWRDSLQGSSWGWVVGMLACYGLRGHEVFRLDLADFPIVRVLTGKTGKRFVYPLYPEWAERWNLQDVRLPNLNCSYSNAKLGTKIAGWFYDRKLPFHAYDLRHCYARRCFEFGMAPDWAAGMMGHSVRVHLNVYRAWIDESTYRRVYQAIINRPDRPMPPEPIAKGDCSLPPLTDNSKFS; encoded by the coding sequence ATGGATATTCAGGGGAAGCTAAATCAAGCCAATGGTCGGCTGCGCTCGGCAAAGGTTGGGGTGACTATTGAAATTAAAGGCAATCGGCTTTACCTACGAGCTACTTTTCCCCCCAAGCCCGATGCTTCCAAGAGCCATCCCTACCAGCAGCGACTAGCACTAGGTTTTCATGCCAACCCCACTGGCATATCTCTTGCAGAAGCTGAAGCCCGAAAAGTAGGGGCGCTGCTAGATTGTAAAGAATTCTCTTGGCAACCGTATCTAAAAGCTAGTGGGTATAGTCTGACGATTGGGCATTGGATTGAGCGGTTTGAGCAGTTCCACTGGCAAACAACGCCGCGAACGCAAGCCAGCTTGACCACCTGGAAAACTGACTATCAGCAAATTTTCAACAAATTACCAGCGCAACAAATCCTAACTGTAGAAGCATTAGTAAACTATATCGTCACGACTGAGCCAGACAGCCGCACTCGTAAGCGGGCTTGCGACTATTGCTACAAGCTAGCGGAGTTTGCAGACCTGGAAGACAGCGAGGCAATCAAACGCCTTTCTGGGTCTTATTCAGCAACAGCCGTCAACCCGCGATCGCTTCCTTCCGATCTCCAAATAGCAGAATGGCGAGATAGTTTACAGGGTAGCTCCTGGGGTTGGGTAGTGGGGATGCTAGCTTGTTACGGGCTAAGAGGTCATGAAGTATTTCGTCTTGACTTAGCTGATTTTCCTATTGTGCGGGTTCTAACAGGGAAAACGGGAAAGCGGTTTGTGTATCCGCTATACCCAGAATGGGCAGAACGGTGGAATTTACAGGATGTCAGGCTGCCAAATCTGAACTGTAGCTACAGCAATGCAAAACTAGGAACCAAGATCGCTGGATGGTTCTATGACCGAAAATTGCCCTTTCATGCCTATGATTTGAGGCATTGCTACGCACGACGTTGTTTTGAATTTGGGATGGCTCCTGACTGGGCAGCAGGAATGATGGGTCATTCAGTGCGAGTGCATTTAAATGTTTACCGAGCATGGATTGACGAATCTACTTACAGGCGGGTGTATCAAGCGATTATCAATCGTCCAGATCGCCCAATGCCTCCAGAACCGATCGCCAAGGGCGATTGCTCGTTACCACCCTTGACTGATAACTCAAAATTCTCCTAG
- a CDS encoding DNA-binding protein: protein MPKTKSQPTSCWVDSTTAAQALGISPRHLRKLRSLGLFKLGKHYRIPSSPLAARPTYLWHVERCGQALEIPMEKR from the coding sequence ATGCCCAAGACTAAAAGCCAGCCAACATCCTGTTGGGTGGATAGCACCACGGCAGCTCAAGCTCTAGGAATATCGCCTAGACATCTAAGAAAGCTGCGTTCGCTGGGACTATTCAAGCTAGGCAAGCACTATCGTATTCCAAGCAGCCCATTAGCAGCCCGACCGACTTACCTATGGCACGTAGAGCGGTGCGGTCAAGCTCTAGAAATCCCAATGGAAAAAAGATGA